From one Rosa rugosa chromosome 4, drRosRugo1.1, whole genome shotgun sequence genomic stretch:
- the LOC133746158 gene encoding palmitoyl-monogalactosyldiacylglycerol delta-7 desaturase, chloroplastic-like, whose protein sequence is MARLLWVVQKPVYFLGRQWNGVDIASVFTLTAIHLLALLAPFYFTWSAFWLAVVLYYVTGVGITLSFHRNLAHKSFKLPKWLEYFFAYCAVHSLQGSPLEWVSSHRSHHQFTDTPSDPHTPLKGFWFSHIGWIFDFRKRFGSYDGRLYNVGDLKKQSYYKFLHYTYPYHCIACGVVLYRIGGMPYLVWALAVRTVFFLHVTFSINSICHIWGNQVWDTGDLSKNNWLFGLLAHGEGWHNNHHAFEYSARQGFEWWQIDITWYLIRFLEIVGLATDVKLPTELQKNRKALSNKVSSMEQEGRSDTKVK, encoded by the exons ATGGCAAGGCTACTTTGGGTGGTGCAGAAGCCGGTATATTTTCTGGGGAGGCAATGGAACGGTGTCGACATAGCTAGTGTTTTCACCCTTACTGCTATACATCTCCTTGCTCTTCTGGCTCCATTTTACTTCACTTGGTCAGCATTTTGGTTGGCGGTAGTACTCTACTATGTCACCGGTGTGGGAATAACTCTATCTTTCCATAGAAATCTCGCCCACAAAAGCTTCAAGCTTCCCAAATGGCTCGAATACTTCTTCGCCTATTGCGCCGTTCATTCACTTCAG GGAAGTCCTCTTGAATGGGTTAGCTCGCACAGGAGTCACCACCAGTTTACGGACACCCCGAGCGACCCTCATACCCCTCTTAAGGGTTTCTGGTTTAGTCACATTGGTTGGATCTTTGATTTTCGTAAACGTTTTGGAAGT TATGATGGACGGCTATACAATGTTGGAGATTTGAAAAAACAAAGCTACTATAAGTTTCTTCACTACACCTACCCTTATCACTGTATTGCTTGTGGAGTTGTACTCTATCGCATAGGAGGAATGCCCTATTTAGTTTGGGCACTG GCTGTGAGAACGGTATTTTTTCTCCATGTAACTTTTTCGATAAATTCGATTTGCCACATATGGGGAAACCAAGTATGGGATACTGGTGATTTGTCCAAAAACAATTG GTTATTTGGATTGCTAGCTCATGGAGAAGGTTGGCACAATAACCACCATGCTTTTGAGTACTCAGCTCGACAAGGTTTTGAATGGTGGCAAATTGATATTACTTGGTATCTGATAAGGTTTCTTGAAATTGTTGGTTTGGCAACTGACGTTAAGCTCCCGACTGAGCTTCAGAAGAATCGAAAAGCTTTATCAAACAAAGTCAGTAGCATGGAACAGGAGGGAAGGTCAGATACAAAAGTGAAATGA